From one Anaerotruncus rubiinfantis genomic stretch:
- a CDS encoding alpha/beta fold hydrolase has protein sequence MNITVRQIEFKSADGASSLFGWLYIPAEEPRGIVQIVHGMAEHMGRYHEFMRFLAQHGYAAAGIDQLGHGRSNNGRYGYFAERDGWRALVEDQYKFHKILHAEIPGPEHTVLLGHSMGSFVARLYASRYPQTIAGLVLSGTARGGLKVDAAVQMATVSARREGLLADHDLDKLAFGLFNERFKPAKTKFDWLSRDEAMVRRFVDDPECGFVFTASGFRDLFTLISGANQKRTFSAVNKRMPVLIFSGAQDPVGEYGKGPTQVYKRYLKAGLSDVELILYDGGRHEMLNEQNRAEVFGEVLSWLDDHLVPQEQAPQEQLPEDYDRQEP, from the coding sequence ATGAATATCACAGTCAGACAGATCGAGTTTAAAAGCGCCGACGGCGCTTCCAGCCTGTTCGGATGGCTTTATATCCCGGCGGAGGAACCGCGCGGCATTGTCCAGATCGTGCACGGCATGGCCGAACATATGGGCCGTTACCATGAATTTATGCGCTTTCTGGCGCAGCACGGCTATGCCGCGGCGGGCATCGACCAGCTCGGCCATGGCCGCTCAAACAATGGCCGGTACGGCTACTTTGCCGAACGCGACGGATGGCGCGCGCTGGTTGAGGATCAATATAAATTTCACAAGATCCTTCATGCCGAAATCCCCGGCCCGGAGCACACGGTGCTTTTGGGGCACAGCATGGGCTCGTTTGTCGCGCGCCTTTACGCCTCCCGATACCCGCAGACGATCGCCGGGCTGGTGCTCAGCGGCACCGCGCGCGGAGGGCTCAAGGTCGACGCCGCAGTACAGATGGCAACCGTTTCGGCGCGGCGCGAAGGTCTGCTTGCCGACCATGACCTTGATAAATTGGCGTTCGGGCTTTTTAACGAACGCTTCAAACCGGCCAAAACCAAGTTTGACTGGCTTTCCCGCGACGAGGCGATGGTCCGGCGGTTTGTCGATGATCCGGAATGCGGTTTCGTATTTACAGCCTCGGGTTTCCGAGACCTGTTTACACTCATTTCCGGCGCGAATCAGAAACGCACGTTCAGCGCGGTGAACAAGCGGATGCCGGTTCTCATTTTTTCAGGCGCCCAGGACCCGGTGGGGGAATACGGGAAAGGCCCCACTCAGGTTTACAAACGCTATCTGAAGGCGGGCCTTTCGGATGTGGAGCTGATCCTCTATGACGGCGGACGGCATGAGATGCTCAATGAGCAGAACCGGGCAGAGGTATTCGGCGAGGTGCTGTCCTGGCTGGACGATCATCTTGTCCCGCAGGAGCAGGCGCCGCAGGAGCAGCTGCCGGAGGATTACGACCGGCAGGAGCCCTGA